A stretch of the Sphingosinithalassobacter tenebrarum genome encodes the following:
- the trbE gene encoding conjugal transfer protein TrbE, whose amino-acid sequence MMSLREYRGHAAHLADFLPWAALVGEGVVLNKDGSFQRTARFRGPDLHSATPAELVATTARLNNALRRLGSGWAIFVEAQRTPALDYPESVFPDPVSALVDMERREQFREDGAHFESRYFLTLLWMPPAEDAARAEGWLYEGRSTTGVDPWELLGSFTDRSDRVLSLVDGFVPEVRWLDDAETLTYLHSTVSTRRQRVRVPETPMYLDALLADEPLTGGLEPRLGEHHLRTLTIVGFPSATFPGLLDELNRLALEYRWSTRAIMLDKTDATRLLTRIRRQWFAKRKSVAAILKEVMTNEASVLMDSDASNKAADADTALQELGADYAGMAYVTATVTVWDRDPAVAAEKLRLAEKVIQGRDFTVIPEGMNAIEAWLGSLPGHTYANVRQPPISTLNLAHLIPLSAVWAGPERDEHLQAPPLLFGKTEGSTPFRFSLHVGDVGHALIVGPTGAGKSVLLALMAMQFRRYENAQVFAFDFGGSIRAAALGMGGDWQDLGGMLADEAGEGVQLQPLARIDDPAERAWAAEWLAAIFASEGVAVDPQAKEHIWSALGSLASAPASERTLTGLAVLLQSQPLKQALGSYCVGGPWGRLLDAEAERIGEARCQAFETEGLVGAGAAAAVLSYLFHRIGDRLDGSPTLIIIDEGWLVLDSPAFAAQLREWLKTLRKKNASVVFATQSLADIETSSIAPAIIESCPTRIFLPNERAAEPQIAVIYERFGLNARQIEILSRATPKRDYYCQSRRGNRLFELGLGEVALAFTAASAKADQLAIAEIIETHGAVAFAAEWLRHRGCAWAAELLPEPASGLQPELPLTPDMEITR is encoded by the coding sequence ATGATGAGCTTGCGCGAATACCGCGGGCATGCCGCGCATCTGGCCGACTTCCTGCCCTGGGCCGCCCTAGTCGGCGAAGGCGTCGTCCTCAATAAGGACGGCTCGTTCCAGCGCACCGCGCGCTTCCGCGGTCCCGATCTCCACAGCGCCACGCCTGCCGAGCTGGTCGCCACCACGGCGCGGCTGAACAATGCACTGCGCCGCCTGGGCTCAGGTTGGGCGATCTTCGTCGAGGCGCAGCGCACGCCCGCGCTCGATTATCCAGAGTCCGTCTTCCCCGATCCGGTTTCGGCGCTCGTGGACATGGAGCGGCGCGAGCAGTTCCGCGAGGACGGCGCACATTTCGAGAGCCGCTATTTCCTCACCCTGCTGTGGATGCCGCCGGCCGAGGATGCGGCCCGCGCCGAAGGCTGGCTCTACGAGGGCCGCTCCACCACCGGCGTCGATCCGTGGGAGTTGCTGGGGAGCTTCACCGACCGCAGCGACAGGGTGCTGAGCCTGGTCGATGGCTTCGTCCCCGAGGTCCGCTGGCTCGATGACGCCGAGACCCTGACCTATCTGCACTCGACCGTCTCGACGCGGCGCCAGCGCGTGCGCGTGCCCGAGACGCCCATGTATCTCGATGCGCTCCTGGCCGACGAGCCGCTGACGGGCGGGCTCGAACCGCGCCTGGGCGAGCACCATCTACGCACGCTCACCATCGTCGGCTTTCCCAGCGCGACCTTTCCCGGCTTGCTCGACGAACTGAACCGGCTCGCCTTGGAGTATCGCTGGTCGACGCGGGCGATCATGCTCGACAAGACCGACGCGACCAGACTCCTGACTCGGATCAGGCGGCAATGGTTCGCCAAGCGCAAGTCGGTCGCCGCCATCCTCAAGGAGGTGATGACCAACGAGGCGTCGGTCCTGATGGACTCGGACGCCTCCAACAAGGCGGCCGACGCCGACACCGCCTTGCAGGAGTTGGGCGCCGACTATGCGGGCATGGCCTACGTCACCGCCACGGTGACGGTGTGGGACCGCGATCCCGCCGTTGCGGCCGAGAAGCTGCGGCTCGCCGAGAAGGTCATCCAGGGCCGCGACTTCACCGTCATCCCCGAGGGCATGAACGCGATCGAGGCATGGCTGGGGAGCTTGCCCGGCCACACCTACGCCAACGTCCGTCAGCCCCCGATCTCTACGCTCAATCTCGCCCACCTGATTCCCCTGTCAGCGGTGTGGGCGGGGCCGGAACGGGACGAGCATCTGCAAGCGCCCCCCTTGCTGTTCGGCAAGACCGAAGGCTCGACCCCGTTCCGGTTTTCCCTCCATGTCGGCGACGTCGGTCATGCGCTGATCGTCGGCCCGACCGGCGCCGGCAAGTCGGTGCTGCTGGCGCTGATGGCGATGCAGTTCCGCCGTTACGAGAACGCCCAGGTCTTCGCCTTCGACTTCGGCGGCTCGATCCGCGCCGCCGCGCTGGGCATGGGCGGCGACTGGCAGGATCTCGGCGGAATGCTCGCGGACGAAGCCGGCGAAGGCGTGCAGCTCCAGCCGCTCGCCCGCATTGACGATCCCGCCGAGCGCGCCTGGGCGGCCGAATGGCTCGCGGCGATATTCGCGTCCGAAGGCGTCGCGGTCGATCCCCAGGCCAAGGAGCATATCTGGTCGGCGCTGGGCTCGCTCGCCAGCGCGCCGGCGTCCGAGCGCACCCTGACCGGACTCGCCGTGCTGTTGCAAAGCCAGCCGCTCAAACAGGCGCTCGGCTCCTACTGCGTCGGCGGTCCCTGGGGCCGGCTGCTCGACGCCGAAGCCGAGCGGATCGGCGAGGCGCGGTGCCAGGCGTTCGAGACCGAGGGCCTGGTCGGCGCCGGCGCGGCGGCGGCCGTGCTCTCCTATCTGTTCCACCGCATCGGCGATCGGCTCGACGGCTCGCCCACGCTCATCATCATCGACGAGGGCTGGCTGGTCTTGGACAGCCCGGCCTTCGCCGCCCAGCTCCGCGAGTGGCTGAAGACGCTGCGCAAGAAGAACGCCAGCGTCGTCTTCGCCACGCAGAGCCTCGCCGACATCGAAACGTCGAGCATCGCGCCGGCCATCATCGAGAGCTGCCCGACGCGCATCTTCCTGCCCAACGAGCGGGCGGCCGAACCGCAGATCGCGGTGATCTACGAACGCTTCGGCCTCAACGCGCGGCAGATCGAAATCCTCAGCCGGGCGACGCCCAAGCGCGACTATTACTGCCAGTCGCGGCGCGGCAACCGCCTGTTCGAGCTGGGGCTGGGCGAGGTAGCGCTGGCTTTCACGGCCGCGTCGGCCAAGGCCGACCAGCTCGCCATCGCCGAGATCATCGAAACCCACGGCGCGGTCGCCTTTGCCGCCGAGTGGCTGCGCCATCGCGGTTGCGCCTGGGCCGCCGAGCTGCTGCCCGAGCCCGCGTCCGGCCTCCAGCCCGAACTCCCCCTCACGCCAGACATGGAGATCACCCGATGA
- the trbB gene encoding P-type conjugative transfer ATPase TrbB produces MTVHPIRSEAKSRGARMLRTALGPSIAAWLEDPAVIEVMLNPDGRLWVDRLGEGISDTGMTLVAADGERIVRLVAHHVGVEVHARSPRVSAELPEGGERFEGLLPPVVAAPAFAVRKPAVAVFTLDDYARAGIMSAAEAAALREGVTARANILVAGGTGSGKTTLVNALLAEVAKTQDRIVLIEDTRELQCAAPNLVAMRTKDGVVSLSDLVRSSLRLRRDRIPIGEVRGAEALDLLKAWGTGHPGGVGTIHAGSALGALRRMEQLIQEAVVTVPRALLAETINLIAVLVRDGTGRRLSELACVEGLDAATGGYRLASLSTLQPGVLP; encoded by the coding sequence TTGACCGTCCACCCGATCCGTTCCGAGGCCAAGTCACGCGGCGCGCGGATGCTGCGCACGGCGCTTGGCCCGTCGATCGCGGCCTGGCTCGAAGACCCTGCCGTCATCGAAGTGATGCTGAATCCCGATGGCCGCCTGTGGGTCGATCGGCTCGGGGAAGGCATCAGCGACACCGGCATGACGCTGGTCGCTGCGGACGGCGAACGCATCGTGCGCCTGGTCGCGCACCATGTCGGTGTCGAGGTTCACGCGCGCAGCCCGCGCGTCTCGGCCGAGCTGCCGGAAGGCGGCGAACGGTTCGAGGGCCTGCTGCCGCCCGTCGTCGCCGCGCCCGCCTTCGCCGTCCGCAAGCCCGCCGTCGCGGTCTTCACGCTCGACGACTATGCGCGCGCCGGGATCATGTCGGCGGCTGAGGCCGCAGCCCTGCGCGAAGGCGTCACCGCCCGCGCCAATATCCTGGTGGCCGGCGGCACCGGCAGCGGCAAGACCACCCTGGTCAACGCGCTCTTGGCCGAAGTCGCCAAGACCCAGGACCGCATCGTCCTGATCGAGGACACGCGCGAGCTGCAATGCGCCGCGCCGAACCTGGTGGCGATGCGGACCAAGGATGGCGTGGTCTCGTTGTCCGATCTCGTCCGCTCCTCGCTGCGCCTGCGGCGCGACCGCATCCCCATTGGCGAGGTGCGCGGCGCCGAGGCGCTGGACCTTCTCAAAGCCTGGGGCACCGGCCACCCTGGCGGAGTCGGGACCATCCATGCCGGTTCCGCCCTCGGCGCGCTGCGCCGAATGGAGCAGCTCATCCAGGAAGCCGTCGTCACGGTCCCCCGCGCGCTGCTGGCCGAGACCATCAACCTCATTGCTGTGCTGGTCCGCGACGGGACCGGCCGCCGGCTCTCCGAGCTGGCCTGCGTCGAAGGGCTCGACGCCGCGACTGGCGGCTACCGCCTCGCGTCCCTCTCCACCCTCCAGCCGGGAGTCCTCCCATGA
- a CDS encoding TrbC/VirB2 family protein: MNHAVRHGARRAMLAASASLVALTISAPAYASGSSMPWEAPLQSILESIEGPVAKIIAVMIIIITGLTLAFGDTSGGARRLIQIVFGLSIAFAASSFFLSFFSFGGGALVA, translated from the coding sequence ATGAACCATGCCGTTCGGCATGGCGCACGCCGCGCCATGCTCGCCGCCTCCGCCAGCCTCGTCGCCCTCACCATTTCCGCGCCCGCCTACGCTTCAGGTTCGTCGATGCCGTGGGAAGCGCCTCTGCAATCCATCCTCGAAAGCATCGAGGGTCCGGTGGCGAAGATCATCGCGGTGATGATCATCATCATTACCGGCCTGACGCTGGCGTTCGGCGATACGTCGGGCGGCGCGCGCAGGCTGATCCAGATCGTGTTCGGCCTGTCGATCGCGTTCGCCGCGTCGAGCTTCTTCCTGTCGTTCTTCTCGTTCGGCGGCGGGGCGCTGGTCGCATGA
- a CDS encoding SDR family NAD(P)-dependent oxidoreductase, with translation MTIDLTGRVAIVTGAGGGLGKAHAMALAARGARVVVNDFGGAADGSGGSPAAAQAVIDAIVAAGGEAIAHGASVTDRDGVADMVGNTLDRWGRVDILVNNAGILRDKSFAKMPLEDFAAVVDVHLMGAVNCTKTVWEPMRAQGYGRIVMTTSSSGLFGNFGQANYAAAKMALVGLMQTLGLEGAKYDIRVNCLAPTGATRMMEGLLPPEAMALLAPERVSPALLALVADHAPTRTILCTGAGSVEAAHVSLTQGIHLGDADDASEAILARLPEVTDRLGDTLPREAFDQSRLELEKAGYRPAEAG, from the coding sequence ATGACCATCGATCTTACGGGGCGCGTCGCGATCGTGACGGGCGCGGGCGGCGGGCTCGGCAAGGCGCACGCAATGGCGCTGGCGGCGCGCGGGGCGCGCGTCGTCGTCAACGATTTCGGCGGCGCTGCCGATGGCAGCGGCGGATCGCCCGCCGCGGCACAGGCAGTGATCGATGCGATCGTCGCGGCGGGCGGCGAAGCGATCGCCCATGGCGCCTCGGTTACCGACCGCGACGGCGTCGCCGACATGGTCGGCAACACGCTCGATCGCTGGGGCCGCGTCGACATCCTCGTCAACAATGCCGGCATCCTGCGCGACAAGAGCTTCGCCAAAATGCCGCTCGAAGATTTCGCGGCTGTGGTCGACGTCCATCTGATGGGCGCGGTCAATTGCACCAAGACGGTGTGGGAGCCGATGCGCGCGCAGGGCTATGGCCGGATCGTGATGACGACCTCCTCCTCGGGCCTCTTCGGCAATTTCGGCCAGGCAAACTATGCCGCGGCAAAGATGGCGCTGGTCGGGTTGATGCAGACGCTCGGGCTGGAAGGCGCCAAATATGATATCCGCGTCAACTGCCTCGCCCCCACCGGCGCGACGCGAATGATGGAGGGGCTGCTACCGCCCGAGGCAATGGCGCTGCTCGCGCCCGAACGCGTCAGCCCGGCGCTGCTCGCGCTCGTCGCCGACCATGCGCCGACGCGCACGATCCTGTGCACCGGTGCCGGTAGCGTCGAGGCGGCGCATGTCAGCCTGACGCAGGGCATTCATCTGGGCGACGCGGACGACGCGTCCGAAGCGATCCTCGCGCGTCTTCCTGAAGTCACTGATCGTCTCGGCGACACACTCCCGCGCGAGGCGTTCGACCAGAGCAGGCTCGAGCTGGAAAAGGCAGGCTATCGGCCGGCTGAGGCTGGCTGA
- the trbJ gene encoding P-type conjugative transfer protein TrbJ — protein MKSLPLRRAMMAGVLAVSAVTPMFIAAPAYAQFGGIVYDPSNYAQNVLTAARSLQQINNQIQQIQNQATSLLNEARNLASLPFSSLATLQQQVQRTQQLLGQAQRIAYDVENIQQAFNSRYTGTALTGDHAQMVANANARWEDSVGAFEDALKVQAGAVGNIEGARTSMDSLVTASQSATGALQAAQAGNQLLALQSQQLADLTATVAAQGRAQALESARQAAEEAEGRERFRRFMGN, from the coding sequence ATGAAATCGCTTCCGCTCCGCCGCGCCATGATGGCCGGCGTCCTCGCCGTCTCGGCCGTCACGCCGATGTTTATCGCCGCGCCGGCCTACGCGCAGTTCGGCGGGATCGTCTATGATCCCAGCAACTACGCCCAGAACGTGCTGACGGCCGCCCGGTCGCTCCAGCAGATCAACAACCAGATCCAGCAAATCCAAAACCAGGCGACCTCGCTTCTCAACGAGGCGCGCAATCTGGCCTCGCTGCCGTTCAGCTCGCTTGCAACATTGCAGCAACAGGTGCAGCGCACCCAGCAGCTCCTCGGCCAGGCGCAGCGCATCGCCTATGATGTCGAGAACATCCAGCAGGCGTTCAACAGCCGCTACACCGGCACGGCGCTGACCGGCGACCACGCTCAGATGGTCGCCAACGCCAACGCCCGCTGGGAGGATAGCGTCGGCGCCTTCGAGGACGCGCTGAAGGTGCAGGCCGGCGCCGTCGGCAATATCGAGGGTGCGCGCACCTCGATGGATAGCCTGGTCACGGCCAGCCAGTCGGCGACCGGCGCCTTGCAAGCGGCGCAGGCCGGAAACCAGCTTCTCGCGCTGCAATCGCAGCAGCTCGCGGATCTGACCGCCACGGTCGCCGCGCAGGGCCGCGCGCAGGCGCTCGAATCCGCACGCCAGGCTGCGGAAGAGGCCGAAGGACGCGAACGCTTCCGTCGCTTCATGGGCAACTGA
- the trbK-alt gene encoding putative entry exclusion protein TrbK-alt — translation MLHGTSRTAKIAGVAALAGLMMAVAILAVSRDRAPTPPPIPAIVRDTEGRSRLARELDRCATLTMPDSGCEAAWAENRRRFFHQDDHEGAGR, via the coding sequence ATGCTGCATGGAACCTCGCGCACGGCAAAAATCGCAGGCGTGGCGGCGTTGGCCGGCCTGATGATGGCGGTGGCGATCCTCGCCGTCAGCAGGGATCGCGCGCCCACGCCTCCGCCAATACCTGCGATAGTGCGCGACACCGAAGGGCGCAGCCGGCTCGCCCGCGAGCTGGACCGCTGCGCCACGCTCACCATGCCGGACAGCGGGTGCGAGGCGGCCTGGGCCGAGAACCGCCGCCGCTTCTTCCACCAGGACGATCACGAGGGCGCCGGGCGATGA
- a CDS encoding VirB3 family type IV secretion system protein yields the protein MSDAADPGEMLAGFHAPVHRALIEPILLGGAPRALAIVNGTLAGAIGLGLRLWIAGLVIWAFGHALSVWAARRDPQFVDVARRHLRYPAWMRP from the coding sequence ATGAGCGACGCGGCCGATCCTGGCGAGATGCTCGCCGGCTTCCATGCCCCGGTTCATCGGGCGCTGATCGAGCCGATCCTGCTCGGCGGCGCGCCGCGCGCGCTCGCCATCGTCAATGGCACGCTGGCGGGCGCAATCGGCCTGGGCCTGCGGCTCTGGATCGCGGGCCTGGTCATCTGGGCGTTTGGCCATGCGCTCTCGGTCTGGGCCGCGCGGCGCGATCCGCAATTCGTGGACGTGGCCCGGCGCCACCTCCGTTACCCGGCGTGGATGCGGCCATGA
- a CDS encoding TetR/AcrR family transcriptional regulator: MAAASKREGRRTRAEQRAATVKTILDTSEDLFSQLGYFGVTIKDIADKMGIHPALIHYYFDGKEALFDAVFERRVQYAVTVRTEGLDAYEAEVGNHPTIEGALRAYYDSAFDVYINGEEGWRHFGRIFAQVNNAPGYGAEKMDTYFDPLVLRLVGLLQKALPDADPEDLFWSFQFTSGAYSLILSRTGRIDRLSGGICKSEDFAAVRDRFVTFMVGGFDALYNRKKGASVPSA; this comes from the coding sequence ATGGCAGCAGCATCGAAGCGCGAGGGGCGCCGAACGCGCGCCGAGCAGCGGGCGGCGACGGTCAAGACGATCCTCGACACCAGCGAGGATCTGTTCTCGCAGCTCGGTTATTTCGGCGTCACGATCAAGGACATCGCCGACAAGATGGGCATCCATCCGGCACTCATTCACTATTATTTCGATGGTAAGGAGGCGCTGTTCGACGCCGTGTTCGAGCGGCGCGTGCAATATGCCGTGACCGTACGGACCGAAGGGCTCGACGCCTATGAGGCCGAGGTGGGCAACCATCCGACGATCGAAGGCGCGCTACGCGCTTATTACGACAGCGCTTTCGACGTCTATATCAACGGCGAGGAAGGTTGGCGGCATTTCGGGCGGATCTTCGCTCAGGTGAACAACGCCCCGGGATACGGCGCGGAAAAAATGGACACCTATTTCGACCCGCTGGTGCTCCGGCTGGTCGGCCTGCTGCAAAAGGCGCTGCCCGATGCCGATCCGGAGGATCTGTTCTGGAGCTTCCAATTCACTTCGGGCGCCTATTCGCTGATCCTGTCGCGCACCGGCCGCATCGACCGGCTGTCGGGCGGCATCTGCAAGTCGGAGGATTTCGCGGCCGTACGCGATCGGTTCGTGACCTTCATGGTCGGCGGATTCGATGCGCTGTACAATCGCAAGAAGGGCGCAAGCGTTCCGAGCGCCTGA
- a CDS encoding long-chain fatty acid--CoA ligase — MIPWSLTMDKLIDHAARWHGSAEIVARDVEDMRRRTDWAALRDQARRATNALRGHGVVPGDRLATFAMNGDRHLAAWFGIMNMGAICHTLNPRLSDEQLAYVVNHAGDRIILADSAFRDVITRVRPHCPCVERVLWFDDDGADGWDEWIGSAGTDCVWGDFTEETPAGLCYTSGTTGRPKGVVYTHRSNYLHTLMILQPDVFDISARTSLLLAVPMFHANAWGLCFAAAAAGSKLVLPGPRLDGAALYELLEEEAVTLTAGVPTVWQTLLQFIDDNGLRLSTLKRVMVGGARCPERLIRDFAEHGVEVQHNWGMTETSPLGTAGMPTAAVAALDDEAQLQYKLTQGRVPLGVDIAIFDAEGSELPRDGEAVGFLGVRGHSVIERYYRQDDSALDAHGYFDTGDIGTIDSQGYLRLTDRAKDAIKSGGEWISSSEIESVALNHPSVAIAAALAVPHPKWGERPMLVVQLKPGAEPDADGLREVLVGGLAKWAVPDEIRFHPAIPVNGTGKIDKVRLRRQLFGDAPPQSAALAGA; from the coding sequence TTGATTCCCTGGTCGCTGACGATGGATAAGCTGATCGATCATGCCGCTCGATGGCACGGATCGGCCGAAATCGTTGCGCGCGATGTCGAAGATATGCGGCGACGGACTGACTGGGCCGCTCTTCGCGATCAGGCACGGCGCGCGACCAATGCGTTGCGTGGGCATGGCGTGGTGCCGGGCGATCGCCTCGCGACCTTCGCGATGAATGGCGATCGCCACCTCGCCGCCTGGTTCGGTATCATGAACATGGGCGCGATCTGCCATACCCTCAATCCGCGGCTGTCGGACGAGCAGCTTGCTTATGTAGTCAACCATGCCGGCGATCGTATCATCTTGGCCGACAGTGCCTTTCGCGACGTGATCACGCGCGTCCGACCGCACTGCCCATGCGTTGAGCGGGTGCTGTGGTTCGACGACGACGGTGCCGACGGCTGGGACGAGTGGATCGGAAGCGCCGGCACCGACTGCGTCTGGGGCGATTTCACCGAAGAGACACCCGCCGGGCTCTGCTATACTTCGGGCACGACGGGGCGGCCCAAAGGCGTCGTCTATACCCACCGCTCCAACTATCTCCACACGCTGATGATCCTGCAGCCGGATGTGTTCGACATCAGCGCGCGGACCAGCCTGCTGCTCGCCGTGCCGATGTTTCACGCCAATGCCTGGGGGCTGTGTTTCGCCGCCGCCGCGGCGGGATCGAAGCTGGTGCTGCCCGGACCGCGCCTCGATGGCGCGGCGCTCTACGAACTGCTCGAGGAAGAAGCAGTCACGCTCACCGCCGGCGTGCCGACGGTGTGGCAGACGTTGCTGCAATTTATCGATGACAACGGACTAAGGCTGTCGACGCTCAAACGCGTGATGGTCGGCGGCGCGCGCTGCCCCGAACGGCTGATCCGCGACTTTGCCGAACATGGTGTCGAGGTGCAGCATAATTGGGGAATGACCGAGACGTCGCCGCTTGGCACCGCGGGCATGCCGACCGCTGCCGTCGCCGCGCTCGATGACGAAGCGCAGCTGCAATATAAATTGACGCAAGGCCGCGTGCCGCTCGGCGTCGACATCGCGATTTTCGATGCCGAAGGTAGCGAGCTGCCGCGCGACGGCGAAGCGGTAGGCTTTCTCGGCGTGCGTGGTCATTCGGTGATCGAGCGCTATTACCGGCAGGATGACAGCGCGCTCGACGCGCATGGCTATTTCGACACCGGCGATATCGGCACGATCGACAGCCAGGGCTATCTGCGGCTCACCGACCGCGCCAAGGACGCGATCAAATCGGGCGGCGAATGGATCAGCTCATCCGAGATCGAAAGCGTCGCGCTCAACCACCCTTCGGTTGCGATCGCCGCCGCGCTGGCGGTGCCGCATCCCAAATGGGGCGAGCGACCGATGCTGGTGGTGCAGCTCAAGCCCGGCGCCGAGCCGGACGCCGATGGTCTCCGCGAGGTGCTGGTCGGCGGCCTCGCCAAATGGGCGGTGCCCGACGAAATCCGCTTTCACCCGGCGATCCCGGTGAACGGCACCGGCAAGATCGACAAGGTGCGGCTGCGTCGGCAGCTTTTCGGTGACGCGCCGCCGCAATCGGCCGCCCTCGCCGGGGCGTGA
- the trbF gene encoding conjugal transfer protein TrbF translates to MFRRPSIRFAQTPEPVTPYQAARQEWDRRIGEPVVQGKNWRLAFFCAAALNLALTGGLIWQSARGHIVPWVVQVDRLGEAQAVAPAEAGYRPTDPQIAFHLARFIENVRSIPADPVIVRQNWLRAYDFTTDKGALALNDYARANDPFTQVGKVQVAVEVSSVIRASPDSFRVAWIERRYQDGSLAATEHWSAILTIVVQPPRTPDGLRKNPLGIFVNAFNWSKELSQ, encoded by the coding sequence ATGTTCCGACGCCCTTCGATCCGCTTTGCGCAGACTCCCGAGCCCGTCACGCCCTATCAGGCCGCCCGGCAGGAATGGGATCGCCGCATCGGCGAGCCGGTCGTGCAGGGGAAGAACTGGCGGCTCGCCTTCTTCTGCGCGGCGGCCTTGAACCTAGCCTTGACCGGCGGCCTGATCTGGCAGTCTGCGCGCGGCCATATCGTCCCCTGGGTGGTTCAGGTCGACCGGCTGGGCGAAGCGCAGGCGGTCGCGCCGGCCGAGGCCGGCTATCGGCCCACCGATCCGCAGATCGCGTTCCATCTCGCGCGCTTCATCGAGAATGTCCGCTCGATCCCGGCCGATCCCGTCATCGTCCGCCAGAACTGGCTCAGGGCCTACGACTTCACCACCGACAAGGGCGCGCTCGCGCTCAACGACTATGCCCGCGCCAACGACCCGTTCACGCAGGTCGGCAAGGTTCAGGTCGCCGTGGAGGTCTCCAGCGTCATCCGCGCTTCACCCGACAGCTTCCGGGTTGCCTGGATCGAGCGCCGCTATCAGGACGGCAGTCTCGCCGCCACCGAGCACTGGTCGGCCATTCTCACCATCGTCGTGCAACCGCCGCGCACCCCTGACGGCCTGCGCAAGAACCCGCTCGGCATTTTCGTCAACGCCTTCAACTGGTCAAAGGAGCTGTCGCAATGA
- the trbL gene encoding P-type conjugative transfer protein TrbL, with translation MNDTGVIDTFLGVFGSYIDSGFGLLGGEVGFLSSTLIAIDVTIAGLFWAWGADEDVLQRLIKKTLYIGFFAFIIGNFHTLATIVFESFAGLGLKASGDSLTLAEFMKPGSIAATGLQAAKPLLDAAGQFSSLWAVFANLALILVLLIAWLIVVLAFFIIAVQVFITLIEFKLVTLAGFVLLPFAFFNRTAFMAERVLGHIVSTGIKVLVLAVITGIGTTLFSQFIAAGLGVEPDINQVMAIALAALSLLGLAIFGPGIANGIVTGGPQLGAGAAAGTALAAGGALVGGAAAARLGVGAAGSAIGAAGRMTGAAARGGAQMAGGAASAYSLGSLGKSGAGAVAGGMGAVGQAAAGAVANTVMSPLRKAAARGGEAIKANFRSGARAGFTASGGTIAGGSASATAAAGASASGPAAPPAWAAAMKRRQSMTHNATLAAHTLKAGDSHGGGGGPDIREKD, from the coding sequence ATGAACGACACCGGCGTCATCGACACCTTCCTGGGCGTCTTCGGAAGCTACATCGACAGCGGATTCGGCCTGCTGGGCGGTGAAGTCGGGTTCCTGTCCTCGACGCTGATTGCGATCGACGTGACCATCGCCGGGCTGTTCTGGGCCTGGGGCGCCGACGAGGACGTGCTCCAGCGGCTCATCAAGAAAACGCTCTATATCGGCTTCTTCGCCTTCATCATCGGCAACTTCCACACCCTCGCGACGATCGTCTTCGAGAGCTTCGCCGGCCTCGGTCTCAAGGCCAGCGGCGACAGCCTCACCTTGGCCGAGTTCATGAAGCCGGGCAGCATCGCGGCGACCGGGCTTCAGGCCGCCAAGCCGCTGCTCGATGCGGCGGGGCAGTTCTCCAGCCTGTGGGCCGTCTTCGCCAACCTCGCGCTGATCCTCGTGCTGCTGATCGCCTGGCTGATCGTGGTGCTGGCCTTCTTCATCATCGCCGTCCAGGTCTTCATCACCCTGATCGAGTTCAAGCTGGTGACACTGGCCGGCTTCGTGTTGCTGCCCTTCGCCTTCTTCAACCGCACGGCGTTCATGGCCGAGCGCGTGCTGGGCCATATCGTATCGACCGGCATCAAGGTGCTGGTGCTGGCCGTCATCACCGGCATCGGCACCACCTTGTTCAGTCAGTTCATCGCCGCGGGCCTCGGCGTCGAACCCGACATCAACCAGGTCATGGCCATCGCCCTTGCGGCGCTGTCGCTGCTCGGCCTGGCGATCTTCGGCCCCGGCATCGCCAATGGTATTGTCACCGGCGGCCCGCAACTCGGTGCGGGCGCGGCGGCCGGCACGGCGCTTGCTGCGGGTGGCGCGCTGGTTGGCGGCGCAGCCGCCGCCCGCCTGGGCGTCGGCGCAGCCGGCTCCGCGATCGGCGCGGCGGGTCGGATGACCGGCGCGGCCGCGCGTGGCGGAGCGCAAATGGCCGGAGGCGCCGCCAGCGCCTACAGCCTCGGCTCGCTCGGCAAAAGCGGCGCCGGCGCGGTCGCAGGCGGCATGGGCGCGGTCGGACAGGCGGCCGCAGGCGCGGTGGCCAACACCGTCATGTCCCCCCTGCGCAAGGCGGCCGCCCGAGGCGGCGAGGCGATCAAGGCCAACTTCCGCTCCGGCGCGCGTGCGGGCTTCACCGCATCTGGCGGCACGATCGCCGGCGGGTCCGCATCCGCCACTGCGGCCGCTGGCGCTTCCGCGTCCGGCCCCGCCGCGCCGCCCGCCTGGGCGGCCGCGATGAAGCGCCGCCAATCCATGACCCACAACGCGACCCTTGCCGCGCACACGCTCAAAGCTGGCGACAGCCACGGCGGCGGCGGTGGTCCCGACATCCGGGAGAAAGATTAG